Proteins found in one Passer domesticus isolate bPasDom1 chromosome 16, bPasDom1.hap1, whole genome shotgun sequence genomic segment:
- the TLDC2 gene encoding TLD domain-containing protein 2 — translation MRGLRCGYQLLPDQDEELPMGCGDPAGEGQRGWEGAPAAAEEEPCRLALSTPSSILRDREIEELSPQLPPRLTQQPWHLLYSTGRDGFSLRTLYRSGARPDSPALLLIRDTEAQAFGAFSASAIRSSSGFYGTGETFLFSFCPELKVFRWTGKNDFFLKGDANLLMVGGGSGRFGLWLDGDLHHGGSQPCETFDNETLSHREEFCIQDLEMWGLA, via the exons ATGAGGGGGCTCCGATGCGGCTACCAGCTCCTG cccgACCAGGACGAGGAGCTGCCCATGGGATGCGGGGACccagctggagaggggcagcggggctgggagggagcccCGGCAGCAGCCGAGGAGGAGCCGTGCAGGCTGGCGCTGAGCACACCCAGCAGCATCCTGCGGGACAGGGAGATCGAGGAG CTGAGCCCCCAGCTGCCCCCACGGCTGacgcagcagccctggcacctgCTCTACTCCACCGGGCGGGACGGCTTCAGCCTGCGGACGCTGTACCGGAGCGGGGCCCGGCCGGACTCCCCGGCCCTGCTGCTCATCAGGGACACGGAGGCGCAG GCTTTCGGTGCCTTCTCCGCCAGCGCCATTCGCAGCAGCAGCGGCTTCTACGGCACGGGGGAGACCTTCCTCTTCTCCTTCTGCCCCGAGCTGAAG GTGTTCAGGTGGACGGGCAAGAACGACTTCTTCCTGAAAGGGGATGCGAATCTGCTGATGGTCGGTGGGGGCAG CGGAAGGTTTGGGCTGTGGCTGGATGGGGACCTGCACCACgggggcagccagccctgcgAGACTTTCGACAACGAGACCCTCTCACACCGGGAGGAGTTCTGCATCCAGGATCTGGAAATGTGGGGTCTGGCCTGA